From Brucella pseudogrignonensis, a single genomic window includes:
- the miaB gene encoding tRNA (N6-isopentenyl adenosine(37)-C2)-methylthiotransferase MiaB produces MSENMTDIKTNPDGSNTRKVFVKTYGCQMNVYDSQRMADSLASEGYVTTDTPDDADLVLLNTCHIREKASEKLYSALGRLRKMKEKRGPDGKELTIGVAGCVAQAEGQEILRRAPNVDLVIGPQTYHRLPDALARVRGGEKVVETEYAIEDKFEHLPAPKREETRKRGVSAFLTVQEGCDKFCTFCVVPYTRGSEVSRSVAQIVAEAERLADSGVRELTLLGQNVNAWHGAGDDGREWGLGELLFRLARIPGVARLRYTTSHPRDMDDTLIAAHRDLRQLMPYLHLPVQAGSDRILKAMNRRHKADEYIRLVERIREVRPDMALSGDFIVGFPGETDQDFEDTMRLVREVHYAQAYSFKYSPRPGTPGADLPDHVEEAVKDERLQRLQALLNEQQYAFQDSLVGREMDVLLEKKGRFECQMVGRSPWLLPAIIDNNDDEVGEIIRVKITGTGTNSLIAQKLR; encoded by the coding sequence ATGAGCGAAAATATGACCGATATCAAGACAAACCCGGATGGCAGCAACACACGTAAGGTCTTTGTGAAGACTTATGGTTGCCAGATGAATGTCTATGACAGCCAGCGCATGGCGGATAGCCTAGCCTCCGAAGGCTATGTCACCACTGACACACCTGACGATGCTGATCTGGTTCTGCTAAACACCTGTCATATTCGCGAGAAGGCTTCGGAAAAACTTTATTCAGCGCTGGGTCGCCTGCGCAAGATGAAGGAAAAGCGCGGACCAGACGGCAAGGAACTCACCATCGGCGTTGCTGGTTGCGTGGCGCAGGCCGAAGGTCAGGAAATTTTGCGCCGTGCGCCCAATGTTGACCTCGTTATCGGACCGCAGACCTATCATCGTCTGCCTGATGCGCTGGCGCGGGTGCGTGGCGGCGAAAAGGTTGTCGAAACGGAATATGCGATCGAAGACAAGTTCGAGCATCTGCCGGCACCAAAGCGTGAAGAAACCCGCAAGCGTGGTGTTTCCGCGTTTCTGACGGTTCAGGAAGGCTGCGACAAGTTCTGTACCTTCTGTGTCGTGCCTTACACACGCGGTTCAGAAGTCTCGCGCAGTGTTGCGCAGATTGTTGCGGAAGCCGAACGTCTTGCCGATAGCGGCGTGCGCGAACTCACGCTTTTGGGCCAGAACGTCAATGCATGGCATGGCGCTGGTGATGATGGCCGCGAATGGGGCCTTGGCGAACTTCTGTTCCGCCTCGCACGCATTCCCGGTGTGGCGCGTCTGCGTTATACGACCAGTCATCCACGCGATATGGACGATACGCTGATCGCAGCGCATCGCGATCTGCGCCAGCTGATGCCTTATCTGCATCTGCCGGTTCAGGCGGGTTCGGACCGTATTCTTAAGGCGATGAATCGCCGTCACAAGGCCGATGAATATATCCGTCTTGTCGAGCGTATCCGCGAAGTGCGCCCGGATATGGCGCTATCGGGCGATTTCATTGTCGGCTTCCCCGGCGAAACTGATCAGGATTTTGAAGACACGATGCGGCTGGTGCGCGAAGTGCATTATGCGCAGGCCTATTCGTTCAAATATTCGCCGCGTCCGGGAACGCCGGGTGCTGATCTTCCCGACCATGTGGAAGAAGCGGTCAAGGATGAGCGTTTGCAGCGTCTGCAGGCGCTGCTCAACGAGCAGCAATATGCGTTTCAGGATTCGCTTGTTGGTCGTGAAATGGATGTGCTTCTGGAAAAGAAGGGCCGTTTCGAGTGCCAGATGGTCGGTCGTTCTCCGTGGTTGCTGCCAGCCATTATCGACAATAATGACGATGAGGTCGGCGAGATCATCCGCGTAAAAATTACGGGGACGGGCACAAATAGTCTTATTGCGCAAAAGCTCCGGTGA
- a CDS encoding 1-acyl-sn-glycerol-3-phosphate acyltransferase translates to MIGAIRIILVVVAMVALSLSLIPFQYVFLKLKNTWKRRLPNFFHRIIARLFGFRITIVGEMREGRPLLLVANHTSWSDIVVLSAAGQVSFIAKSEVKSWPVFGFFAVLQRTVFVERERRGKTGEQTSDIARRLADGDAMVLFPEGTTSDGNRVLPFKTALFGAAHAAIREAGVPEVIVQPVAIAYTGMHGMAMGRYHRPIASWPGDVQLMPHLKGILKEGAIDVEIRFGEPIVVTAETDRKALARTMENRVRALLQTSLHGREIVED, encoded by the coding sequence ATGATCGGTGCAATCCGCATCATTTTAGTGGTTGTGGCGATGGTGGCTCTCAGCCTGTCGCTCATCCCGTTTCAATATGTGTTTCTGAAACTCAAAAACACATGGAAGCGCCGCCTGCCGAATTTCTTTCATCGTATCATTGCCCGCTTGTTCGGTTTCCGCATTACGATTGTCGGTGAGATGCGAGAGGGCAGGCCACTGTTGCTGGTCGCCAATCACACATCATGGAGCGATATTGTCGTTCTGTCGGCGGCGGGTCAGGTTTCGTTCATCGCAAAATCGGAAGTGAAAAGCTGGCCGGTCTTTGGCTTTTTCGCCGTGTTGCAGCGCACGGTCTTTGTCGAGCGCGAACGGCGCGGCAAGACAGGCGAGCAAACCTCCGACATTGCAAGACGTCTGGCCGATGGCGACGCGATGGTTCTGTTCCCGGAGGGGACGACTTCGGATGGCAATCGTGTGTTACCGTTCAAGACCGCACTTTTTGGGGCGGCACATGCCGCCATTCGTGAGGCGGGTGTGCCAGAAGTGATCGTGCAGCCGGTGGCAATTGCCTATACCGGCATGCACGGGATGGCTATGGGCCGTTATCATCGCCCGATTGCCTCATGGCCGGGCGATGTTCAGTTGATGCCACATCTCAAAGGCATCCTGAAAGAAGGCGCGATCGACGTTGAAATACGCTTTGGCGAGCCGATTGTGGTGACTGCTGAAACGGATCGAAAGGCACTTGCCCGCACGATGGAAAATCGGGTGAGGGCGCTTTTGCAGACGTCGTTGCATGGTCGCGAAATCGTTGAGGATTAA
- the ybeY gene encoding rRNA maturation RNase YbeY produces the protein MSDNAIQIDIMIEAGNWPEETVLEGLVQRSVEAAWNNLQLKPAESELSLVFTDDASIRKINAEWRNKDKATNVLSFPAYPVKAGEQPGPMLGDIIIARETVEREVLEEGKPFENHLTHLVVHGFLHLLGYDHETEEEAEEMERREREILHALAIPDPYAVSD, from the coding sequence GTGTCAGACAACGCGATCCAAATCGACATTATGATCGAAGCCGGCAATTGGCCGGAAGAAACGGTCCTGGAAGGACTCGTGCAGCGCTCCGTAGAGGCGGCTTGGAATAATCTCCAGCTTAAGCCTGCCGAGAGCGAACTAAGTCTGGTTTTTACCGACGACGCTTCTATCCGCAAGATCAATGCTGAGTGGCGAAACAAAGACAAGGCAACCAATGTTTTGTCTTTTCCGGCCTATCCTGTAAAGGCTGGCGAGCAGCCGGGCCCGATGCTGGGTGATATCATTATCGCGCGCGAAACGGTGGAGCGTGAGGTTCTCGAAGAGGGCAAGCCGTTCGAGAACCATCTCACGCATCTCGTGGTGCATGGCTTTTTGCATCTTTTGGGTTACGATCACGAGACTGAGGAGGAGGCCGAAGAGATGGAACGTCGCGAACGCGAAATCCTTCATGCCCTTGCCATCCCTGACCCTTATGCTGTATCCGATTGA
- a CDS encoding PhoH family protein encodes MSATEKLKPAKPTIHTQTNTISSPAASSAISAPSGASDMAHIVLTFDNNRLASALYGQFDENLARIEQKLGVDVRSRGNELSIRGEPTATEQARRTLDQLYEYLQKGNELTASDVDGAIRIAIAADDQLVLPTLEAKGKMSAAQISTRKKTIFARTPTQDAYMRALDRSELVMGVGPAGTGKTYLAVAHAAMLLERGLVERIILSRPAVEAGERLGFLPGDMKEKVDPYLRPLYDALYDMMPAEKVERAITAGVIEIAPLAFMRGRTLAHSAVILDEAQNTTSMQMKMFLTRLGEGSRMMVNGDPSQIDLPPGQKSGLVEALRVLENVESVVKVRFTEKDVVRHPLVAAIVTAYDTDAKKHARSE; translated from the coding sequence TTGAGCGCTACGGAAAAACTAAAGCCTGCCAAGCCAACCATCCATACGCAAACAAACACAATTTCAAGCCCGGCTGCGAGTTCTGCTATTAGTGCGCCATCCGGGGCCTCCGATATGGCCCATATCGTTCTCACCTTCGATAATAACCGCCTTGCCAGTGCGCTTTACGGCCAGTTCGATGAGAATCTGGCGCGTATCGAGCAGAAGCTCGGTGTCGATGTGCGTTCACGGGGTAACGAGCTTTCCATTCGCGGAGAGCCAACGGCCACCGAACAGGCCCGCCGCACGCTTGATCAACTTTATGAATATTTGCAAAAGGGAAATGAGCTGACCGCTTCCGATGTCGATGGCGCGATCCGCATTGCCATTGCTGCGGATGATCAGCTGGTCTTACCAACTCTTGAAGCCAAAGGGAAAATGTCGGCTGCGCAAATATCGACGCGCAAGAAGACAATCTTTGCCCGCACACCGACGCAGGACGCCTATATGCGCGCGCTTGATCGTTCGGAACTGGTTATGGGTGTCGGACCAGCGGGTACGGGCAAGACGTATCTGGCCGTTGCCCATGCCGCGATGTTGCTTGAACGCGGTCTGGTCGAGCGTATTATTCTGTCACGTCCTGCTGTTGAAGCTGGCGAGCGTCTTGGCTTTTTGCCGGGTGACATGAAGGAAAAGGTCGATCCTTATCTTCGTCCGCTCTACGATGCGCTTTACGACATGATGCCGGCGGAAAAGGTCGAACGCGCCATTACGGCGGGTGTGATCGAAATTGCACCGCTCGCTTTCATGCGTGGCCGTACACTGGCGCATTCGGCGGTTATTCTCGATGAAGCACAGAACACGACATCAATGCAGATGAAGATGTTCCTGACCCGTCTTGGTGAAGGTTCGCGCATGATGGTCAATGGCGATCCAAGCCAGATCGATCTTCCACCCGGCCAGAAATCGGGTCTCGTCGAAGCGTTGCGTGTGCTTGAAAATGTCGAATCGGTCGTCAAAGTACGCTTCACCGAGAAGGACGTGGTGCGTCATCCGCTGGTCGCAGCAATCGTTACCGCTTACGACACTGACGCAAAAAAGCACGCTCGCTCAGAATAA
- a CDS encoding tRNA (guanosine(46)-N(7))-methyltransferase TrmB, with translation MTDESHPVRAAGNFFGRRHGKPLRPHQNNLFEDLLPRLKLDLDTPAPQDLRTLFDAPVENVRMEIGFGGGEHLHHESGRYPQSGFIGVEPFVNGMAKMLAALYEAPRANLRLYDEDATDVLDWLPDASLAGIDLFYPDPWHKRRHWKRRFVSDSNLDRFARLLKPGAKFRFASDIEHYVNWTLQHCRRHPAFEWQAEGPDDWNNAYDGWPGTRYEAKAFREGRVAAYLTFIRK, from the coding sequence ATGACCGATGAATCTCATCCAGTACGCGCGGCCGGAAACTTCTTCGGTCGCCGCCACGGCAAGCCACTGCGTCCACACCAGAACAATCTGTTTGAGGATTTGCTGCCGCGCCTGAAACTCGATCTCGATACGCCTGCACCACAAGATTTGCGCACATTGTTCGATGCGCCGGTTGAAAATGTGCGCATGGAAATTGGCTTTGGTGGTGGTGAACATCTCCACCACGAGAGCGGGCGCTATCCGCAGTCTGGCTTCATTGGCGTTGAGCCTTTCGTCAACGGCATGGCCAAGATGCTGGCGGCTCTTTATGAAGCACCGCGTGCGAATCTGCGTCTTTATGATGAAGATGCGACCGATGTTCTGGATTGGTTGCCCGATGCATCGCTTGCCGGAATTGATCTTTTCTACCCTGATCCCTGGCACAAGCGCCGTCACTGGAAGCGCCGTTTTGTCAGCGATTCCAATCTCGACCGTTTCGCACGCTTGCTTAAACCCGGTGCGAAGTTCCGCTTTGCTTCCGACATTGAGCATTACGTCAACTGGACGCTGCAACACTGCCGCAGACATCCTGCTTTCGAATGGCAGGCCGAAGGTCCGGATGACTGGAACAATGCCTATGATGGCTGGCCGGGTACGCGTTATGAAGCCAAGGCTTTTCGGGAAGGACGCGTTGCTGCTTATCTTACTTTCATTCGGAAGTGA
- a CDS encoding helix-turn-helix domain-containing protein, producing MIENKKKPNPIDVHVGSRIRLRRNMLGLSQEKLGESLGITFQQIQKYEKGTNRVGASRLQAISAILTVPVSFFFEDAPGSSVTQAGFAEDNEATYVVDFLNSNEGVQLTRAFTKISDPKVRRKIIDLVKSLAAEGE from the coding sequence ATGATTGAGAATAAGAAGAAGCCCAACCCCATCGACGTGCATGTGGGCAGCCGCATTCGTCTTCGCCGCAATATGTTGGGCCTCAGTCAGGAAAAATTAGGTGAAAGCCTAGGAATTACTTTCCAGCAGATTCAAAAATATGAAAAAGGCACCAACCGCGTTGGCGCGAGCCGTCTTCAAGCGATTTCGGCCATTCTGACTGTACCAGTATCGTTCTTTTTTGAAGACGCGCCGGGTTCTTCGGTCACGCAGGCGGGTTTCGCGGAAGACAATGAAGCGACTTATGTTGTCGATTTCCTCAACTCGAACGAAGGCGTTCAACTGACCCGTGCATTTACGAAGATTTCTGATCCAAAAGTTCGTCGGAAAATTATTGATCTTGTGAAGTCGCTCGCCGCAGAGGGTGAATAA
- the metK gene encoding methionine adenosyltransferase — translation MSRSSYLFTSESVSEGHPDKVCDRISDEIVDMIYKEARRTGVDPWSVRVACETLATTNRVVIAGEVRVPETFLKKNKDGTIAHDAAGHPLINPSRFRSAARKAIREIGYEQDGFNWRTVKIDVLLHPQSADIAQGVDNAADRQGEEGAGDQGIMFGYACRETPDLMPAPIYYSHKILEKLAEARHKGEGDPGKLGPDAKSQVTVRYENGKAAEVTQIVLSTQHLDASWDSKKVRSVVEPYIREALGDLPIAANCNWYINPTGKFVIGGPDGDAGLTGRKIIVDTYGGAAPHGGGAFSGKDTTKVDRSAAYAARYLAKNVVAANLADRCTIQLSYAIGVAQPLSVYVDLHGTGKVDEAAVEEALRKVMDLSPTGIRKHLDLNKPIYAKTSSYGHFGRKPGRDGSFSWEKTDLSKALKAALSA, via the coding sequence GTGTCGCGCAGTTCTTATCTCTTCACCAGCGAATCGGTGTCTGAAGGTCATCCGGACAAGGTTTGCGATCGTATTTCCGATGAAATCGTAGACATGATCTATAAGGAAGCGCGCCGTACCGGCGTTGATCCCTGGTCTGTTCGTGTCGCATGCGAAACGCTTGCCACTACCAATCGTGTGGTCATTGCTGGCGAAGTCCGCGTGCCTGAAACTTTCCTGAAGAAGAATAAGGACGGCACAATCGCGCATGACGCGGCGGGCCATCCCCTGATTAATCCATCACGCTTCCGCTCGGCTGCGCGCAAGGCGATCCGCGAAATTGGTTACGAGCAGGATGGCTTTAACTGGCGCACTGTGAAAATCGATGTGTTGCTGCATCCACAATCTGCTGACATTGCGCAGGGTGTGGATAATGCTGCCGACCGTCAGGGCGAAGAAGGTGCAGGCGATCAGGGCATTATGTTCGGCTATGCTTGCCGCGAAACGCCGGATCTTATGCCAGCGCCGATCTATTATTCGCACAAGATTCTCGAAAAGCTTGCCGAAGCCCGTCACAAAGGTGAAGGCGATCCGGGCAAGCTCGGACCTGATGCGAAGAGCCAGGTGACTGTGCGTTACGAAAACGGCAAAGCCGCTGAAGTAACGCAGATTGTGCTTTCCACGCAACATCTCGATGCCAGCTGGGATTCAAAGAAAGTTCGCTCGGTTGTAGAGCCCTACATTCGCGAAGCGCTGGGTGATCTTCCAATTGCAGCCAACTGCAACTGGTACATCAATCCGACCGGCAAGTTTGTTATTGGCGGACCAGATGGTGATGCGGGCCTTACAGGTCGCAAGATCATCGTGGATACATATGGCGGTGCAGCCCCGCATGGTGGCGGCGCATTCTCCGGAAAAGATACGACAAAGGTTGACCGTTCGGCAGCCTATGCCGCGCGCTATCTCGCCAAGAATGTGGTTGCAGCCAATCTTGCAGATCGTTGCACGATCCAGCTTTCTTACGCCATTGGTGTTGCACAACCGCTTTCGGTCTATGTCGATCTCCATGGCACGGGCAAGGTGGATGAAGCAGCTGTCGAGGAAGCGTTGCGCAAGGTCATGGACCTCTCGCCAACCGGCATCCGCAAGCATCTTGATCTCAACAAGCCGATCTATGCCAAGACGTCGTCTTACGGTCACTTTGGCCGCAAGCCGGGTCGTGATGGTTCTTTCTCGTGGGAAAAAACCGATCTCAGCAAGGCGTTGAAGGCAGCACTTTCAGCCTGA
- the rimP gene encoding ribosome maturation factor RimP, producing the protein MSEHEQAIETVTADAVTADERIIRETGIDAKIASIVEPVINTLGFRLVRVRLSGLNGQTLQIMAERPDGTMTVEDCELLSRTVAPVLDVEDPLSGKYHLEISSPGIDRPMVRKSDFTDWVGHIAKVETSIVHEGRKKFRGRIVIDEAAGADSIVIESDQISYGNEPVVRIPFDLISDARLVLTDDLIRDALRKDKALREGRIPGDDLGDGVSENTEETGSAESETENK; encoded by the coding sequence GTGAGCGAACACGAACAGGCAATTGAAACAGTAACCGCAGATGCCGTAACCGCAGATGAGCGTATCATTCGCGAAACGGGAATCGATGCGAAAATTGCATCTATTGTGGAGCCGGTGATCAATACGCTGGGTTTCCGTCTTGTGCGTGTGCGCCTTTCTGGCCTCAATGGTCAGACATTGCAGATCATGGCGGAACGTCCTGATGGAACGATGACTGTTGAAGATTGTGAATTGTTGAGCCGCACCGTGGCTCCGGTTCTTGATGTGGAAGATCCGCTCAGCGGCAAGTATCATCTGGAAATTTCGTCGCCGGGGATTGATCGTCCAATGGTTCGCAAGTCCGATTTTACCGATTGGGTCGGGCATATTGCCAAGGTCGAGACGTCGATTGTGCATGAAGGTCGCAAGAAGTTTCGTGGTCGTATTGTGATTGATGAAGCGGCAGGCGCTGATTCAATCGTGATCGAAAGCGACCAGATTTCTTATGGAAATGAGCCGGTTGTTCGTATTCCATTTGACCTGATTTCTGATGCGCGTCTGGTTCTGACCGATGATCTGATCCGCGATGCGCTGCGCAAGGACAAAGCTCTGCGCGAAGGCCGTATCCCCGGTGATGATCTGGGCGATGGCGTGAGTGAGAATACGGAAGAAACAGGTTCGGCTGAATCCGAAACGGAAAACAAATAA
- a CDS encoding hemolysin family protein: MADHNNSSTAGDSRSDTQDAEGQSTQRSQSSEKRSLLANIFPFMRSRQSSSLREDLADALSSTESEQDSAFSPEEKAMLNNILRLREIRVEDVMIPRADVVAIEISTPLGEALELFESSGHSRMPVYAETLDDPRGMIHIRDVLNYITQQSRQKTDATSAAKFDMGRIDLTKTIGDLNLIRKVLFVPPSMLASGLMARMQAAHIQMALVIDEYGGTDGLASLEDIVEMVVGDIEDEHDDEEIMISEEASGVFVVDARADLEELAERIGPSFEAGEHGEDVDTIGGLIFSVLGRIPVRGEVVQAIAGYEFHVLEVDPRRVKRVRIVPLSESESHRAHPVVSTDDDTSGNTTDTSKEV; this comes from the coding sequence ATGGCTGACCACAACAATTCCTCGACCGCTGGCGATAGCCGAAGCGACACACAAGACGCCGAAGGGCAAAGTACGCAGCGCTCGCAATCGAGCGAAAAGCGTTCTCTTCTGGCAAATATTTTTCCATTTATGCGTTCGCGCCAATCATCGTCTTTGCGCGAAGATTTGGCTGATGCGCTTTCAAGCACTGAAAGCGAACAGGATTCAGCTTTCTCGCCTGAAGAAAAGGCGATGCTCAACAACATTCTGCGTCTGCGCGAAATTCGCGTCGAAGATGTGATGATCCCACGCGCGGATGTTGTCGCGATTGAAATTTCCACACCGCTCGGGGAAGCGCTGGAACTGTTTGAAAGCTCCGGCCACTCACGCATGCCTGTCTATGCTGAAACGCTGGATGATCCACGCGGCATGATCCATATCCGAGATGTGCTGAATTACATTACGCAGCAATCCCGACAGAAGACCGACGCGACGAGTGCTGCGAAGTTTGACATGGGTCGTATCGACCTCACGAAGACGATCGGTGACCTTAATCTTATTCGCAAAGTGTTGTTCGTGCCGCCATCGATGTTGGCGAGCGGACTGATGGCACGCATGCAGGCGGCGCACATTCAGATGGCTCTGGTCATTGATGAATATGGCGGCACCGATGGTCTTGCCTCGCTCGAAGACATCGTTGAAATGGTTGTCGGCGACATTGAAGACGAGCATGATGACGAAGAGATTATGATCTCTGAAGAAGCCAGCGGCGTTTTTGTCGTCGATGCTCGTGCCGATCTGGAAGAATTGGCTGAGCGGATCGGTCCATCTTTTGAGGCCGGAGAGCATGGCGAGGATGTGGACACTATCGGTGGCCTGATTTTCTCCGTTCTTGGACGCATCCCTGTGCGCGGCGAAGTCGTGCAGGCTATTGCGGGATATGAGTTTCATGTGCTGGAAGTCGATCCCCGCCGCGTGAAGCGGGTTCGCATTGTGCCACTTTCGGAATCAGAAAGTCATCGCGCACATCCAGTTGTCAGCACGGATGATGATACATCCGGAAACACCACGGACACGTCCAAAGAGGTCTGA
- the lnt gene encoding apolipoprotein N-acyltransferase, giving the protein MIERFAGKISSLSGWRRALVAFLSGAIATLTQPPFDIFIAGFVTFPLLVWLIDGAVPDKEKGPIRRFFPAALIGWWFGFGYFVSGLWWIGTALLVDAQQFAWAIPLAVLGLPAFLAIFYALAAMVARLFWSQGIGRIFAMALGFGLTEWLRTFVFTGFPWNALGYAAMPTPMMMQSVEIVGLIGMSAFAALVFSAPALLSGGRFAKTGLGLAVVLVATHIGFGAWVLSNAPALDTDRTTLSIRIVQPSISQSLKWDNNERRAIFDKFIAMTQQAPAEGAPRPDVVIWPETAVPYILSSTPEALKRIADVVGDDQVLLTGAVREEIVPRRDPRYYNSILTINGDGKIVDYTDKVHLVPFGEYLPFERYLRSWGMQEVVEMPGGFTAAKARHAINVMEGQTFLPLICYEAIFPDELSYTGRKVTAIVNVTNDAWYGDTPGPYQHFRQAQVRSVEQGLPLVRAANNGISAVVDAYGRIIQELPLDAVGVIDAYLPEERVPFWGSAPSGKQALAILIVLFAVCVWLRLSFRNRFH; this is encoded by the coding sequence ATGATAGAGAGATTTGCGGGGAAGATCTCTTCATTAAGCGGCTGGCGCCGGGCGCTGGTCGCTTTTCTCAGTGGTGCGATTGCGACACTCACCCAACCGCCTTTTGATATTTTTATCGCCGGTTTTGTCACATTCCCACTGCTGGTCTGGCTGATTGACGGTGCAGTACCCGATAAGGAAAAAGGTCCGATCCGTCGCTTTTTCCCGGCTGCTCTGATCGGTTGGTGGTTTGGCTTTGGCTATTTTGTATCCGGCTTGTGGTGGATCGGTACTGCGCTTCTCGTTGATGCGCAACAGTTTGCCTGGGCCATACCGCTTGCCGTTCTGGGGCTTCCCGCCTTTCTGGCGATTTTCTACGCATTGGCCGCGATGGTTGCGCGGCTTTTCTGGTCACAGGGCATCGGGCGCATTTTTGCGATGGCACTCGGCTTCGGTTTGACGGAATGGCTGCGAACATTCGTTTTCACAGGCTTTCCGTGGAATGCGCTGGGCTATGCCGCCATGCCCACGCCAATGATGATGCAGTCGGTCGAGATTGTGGGCCTCATTGGTATGAGCGCATTTGCAGCGCTGGTGTTTTCAGCGCCTGCTTTGCTCAGTGGCGGTCGTTTTGCCAAGACCGGGCTTGGTTTGGCCGTTGTTCTTGTCGCCACACATATCGGTTTTGGCGCATGGGTTTTGTCGAATGCGCCAGCGCTTGATACTGATCGGACAACGCTTTCAATTCGCATCGTTCAGCCGTCCATTTCGCAGAGCCTGAAATGGGACAACAATGAACGGCGGGCGATCTTTGATAAATTTATCGCCATGACTCAGCAGGCACCAGCAGAGGGTGCGCCGAGGCCAGATGTGGTGATTTGGCCTGAAACTGCGGTTCCCTATATTCTTTCGTCAACACCAGAAGCGCTTAAGCGCATTGCCGATGTGGTTGGCGATGACCAGGTGCTGTTGACGGGAGCAGTGCGCGAAGAAATCGTGCCGCGCCGCGATCCGCGTTATTATAATTCTATCCTGACGATCAATGGCGACGGTAAAATCGTCGATTATACCGATAAGGTCCATCTTGTGCCTTTTGGAGAATATCTGCCATTTGAGCGCTATCTGCGCAGTTGGGGAATGCAGGAAGTGGTCGAAATGCCCGGCGGCTTCACCGCTGCAAAGGCGCGTCATGCGATCAACGTGATGGAAGGTCAAACCTTTCTGCCGTTAATTTGCTATGAAGCAATTTTCCCTGATGAGCTTTCGTATACCGGACGAAAGGTGACGGCGATTGTGAACGTCACCAATGATGCGTGGTATGGCGATACGCCCGGACCTTATCAACATTTCAGACAGGCGCAGGTGCGATCCGTCGAGCAAGGCCTCCCCCTCGTTCGTGCTGCCAATAATGGCATATCTGCTGTCGTAGATGCTTATGGACGAATCATTCAGGAGCTACCTCTTGACGCGGTAGGGGTAATTGATGCTTATTTGCCTGAAGAGCGTGTGCCATTTTGGGGCAGTGCGCCCAGTGGCAAACAGGCTCTTGCAATTCTGATTGTGTTATTCGCCGTATGCGTGTGGTTGAGGTTGTCTTTCCGCAACCGTTTTCATTGA